The Moraxella osloensis genome contains a region encoding:
- a CDS encoding M48 family metalloprotease: MPINPFAGYLFRKMPVVAVLSTLSTGVLAVDNFSYQSAPAFNPVMITSAEPTKVNSQLASMDNGQALIDTEQNRQVGEWALRQINGNAALIKDPWLQQSLEQIVWQINAVAGLNAPMGLVIINDKQINAFAVPSGLIGINVGLLDKAKSLDEIVSVVAHEIAHVSQRHYQHRNDEKTKQLLMQAGGLLAGVAASKVGDGDAAAAVMLGSQAMSANAAASYSRGQEREADRIGMQIMNQAGYDVNAMPSFFATLDQQNPVKSNTLIPSFILSHPLTADRISEARARVATYKRDSQANMASNRYQSIQQQRAQLFEQIQWRARYYGYLVNKADLEQGAKTNKGAKLALINYYLDNAQPKAAQSLLQDFDKDINTLANPLAVVTFSQLAAQQGNVDVAIAKLQQLASVYPERTDVPRYLSDIYLKYRPTAESGQKVLALLQPLSKQNPRDVMLWDRLQQASQLLAKHRSGNEQLIHRINTLRYRAYGELWRNELKDAVTSLTQAKSLAKQLPSNQSLLALLNQQINQVQDANQFKPS, encoded by the coding sequence ATGCCCATCAATCCATTTGCTGGTTATTTATTTAGAAAAATGCCCGTAGTGGCTGTATTAAGTACCCTATCAACGGGCGTGCTTGCTGTCGATAACTTCTCTTATCAAAGTGCGCCTGCTTTTAATCCAGTCATGATTACAAGTGCTGAGCCTACCAAGGTCAATAGCCAATTAGCCTCTATGGACAATGGGCAAGCGCTCATCGATACCGAGCAAAATCGCCAAGTCGGTGAGTGGGCACTTCGACAAATCAACGGCAATGCAGCGCTGATAAAAGACCCTTGGTTGCAGCAATCGCTTGAACAAATTGTGTGGCAAATCAATGCGGTGGCAGGTCTCAACGCGCCCATGGGGCTGGTGATTATCAATGACAAGCAAATCAATGCTTTTGCAGTACCGTCTGGGCTTATCGGCATCAATGTCGGTTTGTTGGATAAAGCCAAAAGTCTAGATGAAATAGTGAGTGTCGTTGCGCATGAGATTGCTCATGTCAGCCAGCGCCATTATCAACATCGCAATGATGAAAAAACCAAACAGCTACTGATGCAGGCAGGCGGTCTTTTGGCGGGCGTGGCAGCATCTAAAGTCGGAGATGGTGATGCCGCTGCCGCTGTCATGCTAGGCTCTCAGGCGATGTCGGCCAACGCTGCTGCTTCCTATAGCCGTGGTCAAGAGCGAGAAGCTGACCGTATTGGCATGCAAATCATGAACCAAGCGGGCTATGATGTCAATGCCATGCCCAGCTTCTTTGCCACCCTAGACCAACAAAACCCTGTCAAAAGTAACACCTTGATTCCCAGTTTTATTTTAAGCCATCCGCTCACCGCAGATAGAATCAGTGAAGCAAGGGCGCGAGTCGCAACTTACAAGCGTGATAGTCAGGCTAATATGGCATCAAACCGTTATCAATCTATTCAACAGCAGCGTGCGCAGCTATTTGAACAAATCCAGTGGCGTGCTCGCTACTATGGCTATCTAGTCAACAAAGCCGATTTGGAACAAGGGGCAAAAACCAATAAAGGTGCCAAGCTTGCGCTGATTAATTATTATCTCGATAATGCACAACCCAAAGCGGCGCAAAGCTTACTGCAGGATTTTGACAAGGACATCAACACGCTCGCCAATCCGCTGGCAGTCGTGACATTTAGTCAGTTAGCGGCGCAGCAAGGCAATGTCGATGTGGCAATCGCTAAATTGCAGCAACTCGCCTCTGTGTATCCTGAGCGCACAGATGTGCCACGCTATCTAAGTGACATTTATTTAAAATATCGACCTACCGCAGAAAGTGGTCAAAAAGTATTAGCGCTGCTTCAACCCTTATCCAAGCAAAATCCCCGTGATGTCATGCTGTGGGATCGATTGCAACAAGCCAGTCAACTACTTGCAAAACATCGTAGCGGCAATGAGCAACTGATTCATCGCATCAATACGTTACGCTATCGCGCGTATGGCGAGTTATGGCGCAATGAGCTAAAAGACGCGGTGACATCACTGACCCAAGCCAAATCGTTAGCAAAGCAGCTACCTAGTAACCAATCTTTGCTGGCACTGCTGAACCAGCAAATCAACCAAGTACAA
- a CDS encoding sulfurtransferase TusA family protein yields MTDSSQIMLNPALLSDDAFCQDWGLFRSGEHNNLNINAQIEHYVDGKGLACPMPLLKLKMALKKTALGHAVYVTATDPNSKRDIAAFCQHAGYTLVQHTSITPSENTTDTIFHSIITKNC; encoded by the coding sequence ATGACGGATTCTTCTCAGATTATGCTAAATCCTGCCTTACTCTCAGATGACGCCTTTTGCCAAGATTGGGGATTGTTTCGCTCAGGCGAACATAACAATCTCAACATCAATGCTCAAATTGAGCACTATGTGGATGGCAAAGGACTCGCCTGCCCGATGCCGCTGCTTAAACTTAAAATGGCACTAAAAAAGACTGCGTTGGGTCATGCAGTGTATGTGACTGCAACCGACCCTAACAGCAAGCGTGACATCGCAGCTTTTTGTCAGCATGCCGGATATACACTGGTACAGCACACATCAATCACGCCGTCTGAAAATACAACAGACACAATCTTTCACTCGATCATAACCAAAAATTGCTAA
- the rpoH gene encoding RNA polymerase sigma factor RpoH, whose amino-acid sequence MATKTKTTTIKKTANAKKSTKLDAKLGDDPHAAFDDIDDDELDEFDEPDFDSLGDDDIDLAQLPDSYDDYEELLDEADDDYDDEFAKKPRKTASRTRQKRTMTNALVPTMPTALSAPGVNLGAYINAVHQIPILTAEQEEELAHRYADEGDVEAARLLVMSHLRFVIHIARSYSGYGLPQGDLIQEGNVGLMKAVKRFDPNKGVRLVSFAVHWIKAEIHEFVIRNWRIVKVATTKAHRKLFFNLRSLKKTNNQLTLEEAEAIAKDLNVTVKQVLEMESRLTSYDASFEAQSDDEDEGRYAPQYFLEDAADPADMVEDADWEENNNSALMEAMEDLDDRSRDIVQQRWLNEQKATLHELAAEYNISAERVRQIEKNAMDKIKEAMLANTHLQLD is encoded by the coding sequence ATGGCTACAAAGACCAAAACAACGACAATAAAAAAGACTGCCAACGCAAAAAAATCGACCAAGCTTGACGCTAAGCTGGGTGACGACCCACACGCTGCCTTTGATGACATCGACGATGACGAACTCGATGAATTTGACGAGCCAGACTTTGATAGCTTAGGTGACGACGATATTGATCTTGCACAGCTCCCTGATAGTTATGATGACTATGAGGAGTTGTTGGACGAGGCTGATGACGACTATGACGATGAGTTTGCTAAAAAACCACGAAAAACTGCGTCGCGAACCCGTCAAAAGAGAACCATGACCAATGCCCTTGTGCCTACCATGCCCACTGCGTTATCTGCCCCTGGGGTAAATCTAGGCGCGTATATCAACGCGGTTCATCAAATTCCTATTTTGACAGCAGAGCAAGAAGAGGAGCTAGCACATCGCTATGCCGACGAAGGGGATGTAGAAGCAGCTCGGCTACTGGTTATGTCGCATCTGCGATTTGTGATTCACATTGCGCGCAGTTACTCTGGCTATGGCTTGCCACAAGGTGATTTGATTCAAGAAGGCAATGTCGGCTTGATGAAAGCGGTGAAACGTTTTGACCCAAACAAAGGCGTGCGTTTAGTGTCTTTTGCCGTGCATTGGATCAAAGCTGAAATCCATGAGTTTGTGATTCGCAACTGGCGTATTGTCAAAGTCGCGACCACCAAAGCGCACCGCAAGCTGTTTTTTAACTTGCGCTCACTGAAAAAAACCAACAACCAGTTAACGCTCGAAGAAGCCGAAGCGATTGCCAAAGACTTAAATGTTACCGTCAAACAAGTGCTAGAGATGGAAAGCCGTCTGACTTCGTATGATGCATCGTTTGAAGCACAAAGTGATGATGAAGACGAAGGCCGCTATGCACCGCAGTATTTTTTAGAAGATGCGGCTGACCCAGCTGATATGGTAGAAGATGCTGATTGGGAAGAAAATAACAATTCAGCCTTGATGGAGGCGATGGAAGACTTAGACGATCGTTCGCGGGATATCGTACAGCAGCGCTGGCTCAATGAGCAAAAAGCGACCTTGCACGAGTTGGCGGCAGAGTACAATATATCAGCGGAACGGGTTCGCCAAATTGAAAAAAATGCCATGGATAAAATCAAAGAAGCCATGTTAGCCAATACCCATTTGCAGTTGGATTAA
- a CDS encoding DUF423 domain-containing protein — protein sequence MNWISIGAINMAVAVACGAFAAHGLKPRLSAEQMAWWQTGTQYFFYHALGLLIVGMLLRINLTSPTIAWVMQLGIVLFTGSLYLMALGMPRWLGAITPIGGTLFIIAWTWLAISVAKHTSSV from the coding sequence ATGAACTGGATAAGTATTGGCGCGATAAATATGGCAGTGGCGGTCGCCTGTGGGGCGTTTGCCGCACATGGGCTTAAACCGCGTTTGTCAGCCGAGCAAATGGCTTGGTGGCAGACGGGTACGCAGTACTTTTTTTATCACGCGCTTGGGTTGTTGATTGTTGGTATGTTATTGCGTATAAACCTCACCTCGCCTACTATCGCGTGGGTGATGCAATTGGGTATTGTGCTTTTTACAGGTTCCCTGTACTTGATGGCTTTGGGTATGCCACGTTGGCTTGGGGCAATTACCCCGATTGGCGGCACGCTGTTTATTATTGCATGGACTTGGCTTGCTATCAGTGTTGCTAAGCATACTTCATCAGTTTAA
- the thiS gene encoding sulfur carrier protein ThiS, which translates to MPQVTLNGDVKQTLHQNLLQFLNEMGQTQGRFAVEINGELIPKSQLANVTLQDGMNIEVVQAVGGG; encoded by the coding sequence ATGCCACAAGTGACTTTAAATGGTGACGTCAAACAAACGTTACATCAAAATCTCTTACAATTCTTGAATGAAATGGGGCAAACCCAAGGTCGTTTTGCCGTTGAAATCAATGGTGAATTGATTCCAAAAAGCCAATTGGCAAATGTCACCTTGCAAGATGGTATGAACATTGAAGTGGTGCAAGCGGTGGGTGGTGGCTAA
- a CDS encoding cation:proton antiporter has product MLENYNLILLFLGLAFLIGAFFPVLPRKLSISLPMIQITFGALLGYFFMGLPRINPLNYGVPIEKVTEVVVLISLVGCGIKLDSPLNWKTWQPTLRLLVIVMPVGIAAMALMGHYIFGLSMAAAILLGAVLAPTDPVLAASIQVGPPNSERQEDVTRFTLTSEAGLNDGLAFPFVYLAIAIATAASLNQGFGAEDWLHWLGYDVLWRIIAGVAAGYCVGKFLANWLFTKAYPDKVEQSYMVVALMLLAYSITEFVHGYGFIAVFVAALTFRRSECEHEYHQGLHDFAEQIEGLLMSLVMVFLGLLVGQALASDVTLSWQVYVVCLAFIFLIRPIVGYFSLGKLGMSRNERWVTAALGIRGIGTLYYIAYAMNKGVFTSDEALKIWVICVVMIAMSVFLHGLTANRLLAMTKN; this is encoded by the coding sequence ATGCTTGAAAACTATAATTTGATTTTACTTTTTTTGGGGTTGGCGTTTTTAATCGGGGCATTCTTTCCTGTGCTACCGCGCAAGCTTTCGATATCCCTGCCTATGATACAAATTACCTTTGGCGCACTGCTAGGGTATTTTTTTATGGGGCTGCCTAGAATTAATCCGCTTAATTATGGCGTTCCTATCGAGAAAGTTACGGAAGTGGTGGTGCTGATTTCGTTGGTCGGTTGTGGTATCAAACTCGATAGTCCGCTCAATTGGAAAACGTGGCAACCGACCTTAAGGCTGTTGGTGATTGTGATGCCAGTAGGTATCGCCGCGATGGCATTGATGGGACATTACATTTTTGGACTCAGTATGGCGGCGGCTATTTTGCTCGGTGCTGTGCTAGCACCAACCGACCCTGTGCTAGCGGCTAGCATTCAAGTCGGTCCACCCAACTCCGAACGACAGGAAGATGTGACCCGATTTACCCTCACCTCAGAGGCGGGTCTCAATGATGGCTTGGCATTTCCATTCGTGTATTTAGCGATAGCGATTGCTACCGCTGCGTCTCTCAATCAGGGCTTTGGTGCAGAAGATTGGCTGCATTGGTTGGGCTATGATGTGTTATGGCGAATCATCGCAGGGGTGGCGGCGGGTTACTGTGTCGGTAAGTTTTTGGCAAATTGGCTATTTACCAAGGCATATCCCGATAAAGTCGAGCAAAGTTATATGGTAGTAGCCTTGATGTTACTGGCCTATAGCATCACAGAGTTTGTGCATGGTTATGGTTTTATTGCGGTATTTGTGGCGGCCTTAACTTTTCGGCGTTCAGAATGTGAACATGAATATCATCAAGGCTTGCATGATTTTGCTGAACAAATTGAAGGTTTGCTGATGTCGCTTGTGATGGTATTCTTGGGACTGCTAGTGGGTCAAGCGTTAGCGAGTGATGTCACCCTTAGCTGGCAAGTGTATGTGGTATGTTTGGCGTTTATATTTTTGATACGTCCCATCGTGGGTTATTTTAGCCTAGGTAAACTGGGAATGAGTCGCAATGAACGCTGGGTGACAGCAGCACTGGGTATCCGCGGAATTGGTACCTTGTATTATATCGCCTATGCGATGAATAAAGGCGTATTTACCAGTGATGAAGCGCTAAAAATTTGGGTGATTTGTGTGGTAATGATTGCGATGTCGGTGTTTTTACACGGGCTAACCGCCAATCGTTTATTAGCCATGACTAAAAATTAA
- the rpoN gene encoding RNA polymerase factor sigma-54: MKIGIGAKLTTGMTLTPQMQQAIRLLQLSSLELEQEVQLKLDSNPLLEREEEWETSYEDDDNLPDGENYPEQDLDNDYDDDYQVEGVELSEADLDDYTHHETEVLEDYLASDDFYPASASQDYPPNSAPAAVHEYASHSPSDSYSYDDNNRDSYADSDYRYDEEFGLDGIDSSEHLSSQQIDMPVDAQWDDIYSYESSAATGIDSEDSQDDYKLATQGNIQDYVRWQLNLRRLSTIDMLMAEYLIDSMDERGFITLSNDELFQSFDTMLSFYQIENVDLALEDIELVVKQIQNCEPLGVGARNLAECLLIQLNKLPSDTPCWQAAKQILMHSEFFANNNINALLKSSNLDVSEIQPALALLRTLNPNPALSYEKSQRQLDKGIESYDIPDVIVVQRGQHWEVSLNPETLPKLRINQVYAKLVNRNDNSEQGVYLKEQLYDARLFIRSIEERNQNLLKVATCIVKRQQAFFEQGVMAMQPMVLKDVADEVGLHESTVSRITTSKTILTPKGLFSLKYFFSSQVSSDEGEGVSSTAISAMIKQMIEAEDPKKPLSDSSIMKHLQDKGIDIARRTVTKYREGMNIGSSTQRKVRF, encoded by the coding sequence ATGAAAATTGGTATTGGGGCAAAGCTAACGACGGGGATGACACTCACCCCACAAATGCAGCAGGCAATTCGCTTGCTGCAATTATCGAGTCTTGAACTTGAACAAGAAGTGCAGCTTAAACTCGATAGCAACCCCCTGCTTGAGCGTGAAGAAGAGTGGGAGACATCTTATGAAGACGACGATAACCTACCCGATGGCGAAAACTATCCAGAACAAGACCTAGATAACGATTACGATGATGACTATCAAGTAGAAGGTGTTGAGTTGTCTGAAGCTGATTTGGATGACTATACCCATCATGAAACTGAGGTGTTGGAAGATTATCTAGCGTCGGATGATTTTTATCCCGCTTCTGCTAGCCAAGATTATCCCCCGAACAGTGCACCCGCGGCAGTGCATGAGTATGCAAGTCATAGCCCAAGTGATAGTTACAGTTATGATGACAATAATAGGGACAGTTATGCAGACAGCGATTATCGCTATGATGAGGAATTTGGCTTAGACGGGATAGATAGTAGCGAGCATCTTAGCAGCCAGCAAATCGATATGCCTGTGGATGCGCAGTGGGATGATATTTATAGCTATGAATCTTCGGCAGCCACTGGCATTGATAGCGAAGACAGTCAGGATGATTATAAGCTTGCCACGCAAGGAAACATTCAAGATTATGTCCGTTGGCAGCTGAATTTAAGACGCCTCTCCACCATTGATATGCTGATGGCGGAGTATCTGATTGATAGCATGGACGAGCGCGGTTTTATCACATTATCAAATGATGAGCTATTTCAAAGTTTTGATACCATGTTGTCATTTTATCAAATTGAAAACGTGGACTTGGCGCTAGAAGACATTGAGCTTGTGGTTAAGCAAATACAAAACTGCGAGCCACTGGGCGTTGGCGCGCGAAATTTGGCAGAATGCTTGCTGATTCAGCTCAATAAATTGCCGAGTGATACCCCCTGTTGGCAAGCAGCCAAGCAAATCTTGATGCATTCAGAATTTTTTGCCAACAATAACATCAATGCCCTGCTTAAATCATCCAATCTTGACGTCTCTGAGATTCAGCCTGCGCTTGCCTTATTGCGCACATTAAACCCCAATCCTGCACTGTCTTATGAAAAATCACAACGCCAGCTAGATAAAGGCATTGAAAGCTACGACATTCCTGATGTCATTGTGGTGCAGCGAGGGCAGCATTGGGAAGTCAGCCTAAACCCAGAAACCTTGCCAAAACTGCGCATTAACCAAGTGTATGCCAAACTTGTCAATCGCAATGACAACAGCGAGCAAGGCGTTTATCTAAAAGAGCAGTTGTATGATGCGCGGCTGTTTATTCGTAGCATCGAAGAGCGTAATCAAAATCTACTAAAAGTTGCAACCTGTATCGTCAAGCGTCAGCAGGCTTTTTTTGAGCAAGGCGTCATGGCAATGCAGCCGATGGTACTTAAAGATGTGGCAGATGAAGTGGGCTTGCATGAGTCAACCGTTTCTCGTATCACTACTAGCAAAACCATTCTTACCCCCAAAGGGCTATTTAGCCTAAAATATTTCTTTTCAAGTCAAGTCAGTAGTGATGAGGGGGAAGGCGTATCTTCAACCGCTATCAGCGCGATGATCAAGCAAATGATTGAGGCAGAAGACCCTAAAAAACCGCTATCTGATAGTAGTATTATGAAGCACCTGCAAGATAAAGGCATTGATATTGCCCGTCGTACCGTGACCAAATACCGAGAAGGTATGAACATCGGTTCTTCCACGCAGCGTAAAGTGCGGTTTTGA
- a CDS encoding nitrilase-related carbon-nitrogen hydrolase, whose translation MTKLTKFAIVELNSQTDILANLQSIELGIKIASERGTCMVILPENAFCFGKQGFASQYFDALKAWSAQAARHYGVYLLAGTLPCPYRPDGTPVADGKLRQSSLLFDPAGDCLARYDKIHLFKATVNDSTGNYDEGRTFEAGNALIVADTEFGKVGMMVCFDIRFPTLAVKLRELGADILTAPSAFTYQTGKAHWHALLTARALDSQCMVIGAGQTGDHVVNPSEPSKVRSTWGHSEFISSDGESVLTQKINAASYAVTDAANDAANDGVTRDFDFDITNNLDDLPISAKAASWLPKSDNRQQLDQIADKTTFYQQAPSVIFADFDADAQQITRQNIALLECQKLSIMANNI comes from the coding sequence ATGACAAAACTGACAAAATTTGCGATTGTTGAACTCAATAGCCAGACCGATATCTTAGCAAATCTTCAATCTATTGAATTAGGTATTAAAATTGCCAGTGAACGCGGCACGTGCATGGTGATTTTGCCAGAAAACGCTTTTTGTTTTGGCAAACAGGGTTTTGCCAGTCAATATTTTGACGCCTTGAAAGCTTGGTCGGCACAGGCTGCCCGCCACTATGGTGTGTATCTGCTGGCAGGTACCTTGCCCTGCCCGTATCGACCTGATGGCACGCCTGTGGCTGACGGCAAACTTCGGCAAAGCTCACTATTATTTGACCCGGCAGGCGACTGCTTAGCGCGCTATGACAAAATTCATTTGTTCAAAGCCACCGTCAATGATAGCACAGGCAACTACGATGAAGGTAGAACCTTCGAAGCCGGTAATGCGCTCATTGTGGCGGATACCGAGTTTGGCAAAGTCGGCATGATGGTATGTTTTGATATTCGTTTCCCCACCCTTGCGGTCAAGCTGCGCGAACTAGGCGCAGATATATTGACCGCGCCTTCGGCGTTTACTTACCAAACAGGGAAAGCACATTGGCATGCGCTACTTACCGCAAGGGCACTCGATAGTCAGTGCATGGTCATTGGCGCAGGTCAAACAGGTGACCATGTCGTCAATCCCTCAGAGCCTAGCAAAGTACGCAGCACTTGGGGGCATAGCGAATTTATCAGTAGTGATGGTGAGAGTGTTTTGACACAAAAAATCAATGCAGCAAGCTACGCGGTAACCGATGCAGCAAATGATGCAGCAAACGATGGAGTAACCCGAGATTTTGATTTTGATATCACTAACAATTTAGATGATCTACCTATATCTGCCAAAGCAGCAAGCTGGCTGCCTAAGTCAGATAATCGCCAACAGCTTGACCAAATTGCTGATAAGACAACCTTTTACCAACAAGCGCCGAGCGTGATTTTTGCTGACTTTGATGCGGATGCGCAGCAAATAACTCGGCAGAATATTGCGTTGCTCGAATGTCAAAAATTGTCTATCATGGCAAATAATATCTAA
- a CDS encoding cyclic nucleotide-binding domain-containing protein, with protein sequence MDNPLFEYLKNSPIFSRLDPYMFQVVENSLHFKQLSPQEVLFTEGEHGDFMAFLLIGELSVIKYSPSGAEIKVGEIRAGESTGEMALLDLLTRSATIKAASLCALVTLSRADFERLLSDYPRIGVEMLRGLAIILSLNLRRTSEHLTRAVNA encoded by the coding sequence ATGGATAATCCACTTTTTGAATATTTAAAGAATAGTCCAATCTTTAGCCGTCTTGACCCTTATATGTTTCAAGTGGTCGAGAACTCATTGCATTTTAAACAGTTGAGTCCGCAAGAAGTGTTATTTACGGAAGGCGAGCATGGCGACTTTATGGCGTTTTTGCTGATTGGGGAGTTATCAGTTATTAAATACAGCCCTTCAGGGGCAGAAATTAAAGTCGGGGAGATTCGGGCGGGCGAAAGTACCGGTGAAATGGCACTGTTAGATTTACTAACTCGATCCGCCACCATTAAAGCCGCCAGCCTGTGTGCGCTTGTCACCTTGTCCCGCGCTGATTTTGAGCGACTGTTATCAGATTATCCTCGTATCGGTGTTGAGATGCTGCGTGGCTTAGCGATTATCTTGAGCCTTAATCTTCGCCGTACTTCTGAACATTTGACCCGCGCGGTAAATGCTTAA
- a CDS encoding tyrosine recombinase XerC → MPTSRSLSQGKNSQGKKGNRVGKSANDDLPTHLTPHAAETVLNIDDQALVDRWLAELSSKRYSAATIKSYRQALQPFLAYCYEQHTALCHITRQQLSDFLIQRLDVDKISKSSSQYELTVLRQLYKWLIAQQLMTLNPTITIRLKRAPRPLPTLLDIDVLSQLLDQAAPKDSHEARLWIRDKAMLELLYGSGLRVGELVGLNMSDIDKSQRLLRVLGKGGKTRIVPIGEKAWQALINYLPHRSLWVEEQDPAVFVSERYGTRISTRTVQLRIKLQAKRAGIAQDLYPHLLRHCFASHILSDSGDLRGVQELLGHSDISTTQIYTHLDFGHLSQVYDKAHPRSRR, encoded by the coding sequence ATGCCAACTAGCCGTAGCCTAAGTCAAGGGAAAAATAGTCAAGGGAAAAAGGGCAACCGTGTAGGCAAATCAGCAAACGATGATTTGCCCACGCACTTAACGCCGCATGCGGCAGAAACTGTGCTCAATATCGATGACCAAGCTTTGGTAGATCGCTGGCTTGCTGAGCTAAGCAGTAAGCGTTATAGCGCGGCGACTATTAAAAGTTACCGCCAAGCGCTACAGCCTTTTTTGGCATATTGCTATGAGCAACATACCGCGCTTTGTCACATCACCCGTCAGCAGTTGTCAGATTTCCTAATTCAACGATTGGATGTCGATAAAATATCCAAATCCAGTAGTCAATATGAACTGACCGTGTTGCGTCAACTTTATAAATGGTTGATTGCTCAGCAGCTGATGACACTAAATCCCACCATAACCATACGTCTTAAACGCGCCCCGAGACCCTTGCCCACGCTACTCGATATCGATGTATTATCCCAGTTATTAGACCAAGCTGCGCCAAAAGATAGCCATGAAGCACGGTTATGGATTCGCGATAAAGCCATGCTAGAATTACTGTATGGCAGTGGTTTGCGGGTCGGTGAGCTAGTGGGACTTAATATGTCTGACATCGACAAATCACAGCGGCTGTTACGCGTACTTGGTAAAGGCGGAAAAACGCGCATCGTACCGATTGGCGAAAAAGCCTGGCAGGCACTCATCAACTATTTGCCGCATCGCTCGCTATGGGTGGAAGAGCAAGACCCTGCGGTATTCGTCAGTGAACGTTATGGGACGCGTATCTCAACGCGCACCGTGCAGCTGCGTATCAAGCTACAGGCCAAACGTGCCGGTATCGCGCAAGACTTATACCCGCATTTGCTGAGACACTGTTTTGCCTCACATATTTTAAGTGATAGTGGTGATTTGCGCGGCGTTCAAGAATTGCTAGGACACAGTGATATCAGTACCACACAGATTTATACCCATTTGGATTTTGGGCATTTATCGCAAGTGTATGACAAAGCGCATCCCCGCTCACGGCGATAG
- the dapF gene encoding diaminopimelate epimerase, whose protein sequence is MLIEFTKMHGLGNDFMVIDLVTQRLHLTKELVALLGDRHLGIGFDQLLIVEPPSRPDVDFRYRIFNKDGSEVQQCGNGARCFARFVQARKLSFKQRIRVETASGIITLSTDDYGWVKVDMGKPKFEPDEIPFTPKTITKVQNSYRLNVDGTPVTLYVANMGNPHAIIKVDDVLTAEVEKLGKAIESHPAFPERVNVGFMQVMNNRHIRLRVYERGVGETQACGTGACAAVATGVREGWLDEGVDIRAQLYGGSLVIRWQEGYPVYMTGPATFVYEGVFSPEGLMAGAGLKFAPAQPSEEHRSDEGHHYHE, encoded by the coding sequence ATGTTAATTGAATTTACCAAAATGCATGGACTGGGGAATGACTTTATGGTCATTGACCTGGTCACACAGCGGCTTCACTTGACCAAAGAGTTGGTAGCGTTGTTAGGGGATAGGCACTTAGGCATTGGCTTTGACCAGTTGCTGATTGTTGAGCCGCCAAGCCGCCCTGATGTCGATTTTCGCTATCGTATTTTTAACAAAGATGGCAGCGAAGTGCAGCAATGCGGCAATGGCGCTAGATGTTTTGCCCGCTTTGTACAAGCGCGTAAGTTGTCATTTAAACAGCGTATTCGGGTAGAAACCGCCAGCGGCATTATCACCCTTAGCACCGATGATTATGGCTGGGTAAAAGTGGATATGGGCAAACCAAAATTCGAGCCCGATGAGATTCCTTTTACCCCCAAAACCATTACTAAAGTTCAAAACTCATATCGGCTCAATGTGGATGGTACGCCTGTGACACTCTATGTGGCAAATATGGGCAATCCCCATGCCATCATCAAAGTGGATGATGTGTTGACCGCCGAGGTGGAAAAACTCGGTAAAGCGATTGAGAGCCACCCTGCATTTCCTGAGCGCGTCAATGTCGGGTTTATGCAGGTGATGAATAATCGCCATATTAGGCTACGTGTCTATGAGCGCGGCGTCGGCGAAACGCAAGCTTGTGGTACGGGCGCGTGTGCTGCCGTTGCCACAGGGGTGCGTGAAGGCTGGCTAGATGAAGGCGTGGATATTCGAGCGCAGTTGTATGGCGGCAGTTTGGTGATTCGTTGGCAAGAAGGCTATCCTGTGTATATGACCGGTCCTGCGACCTTTGTGTATGAAGGGGTATTTAGTCCTGAGGGTTTGATGGCAGGTGCGGGGCTGAAATTTGCGCCGGCACAACCAAGTGAGGAACATCGCTCAGACGAGGGGCATCATTACCATGAATAG